One window of Phocoena phocoena chromosome 13, mPhoPho1.1, whole genome shotgun sequence genomic DNA carries:
- the TTR gene encoding transthyretin — protein sequence MASSRLFLLCLAGLVFVSEASPVGSGESKCPLMVKVLDVVQGIPAVNVGVKVFRKAADETWEPFASGKTSEFGELHGLTTDEKLVEGIYKVELDTKSYRKSLGFSPFHEYAEVVFTAESGHGHYTIMALLSPCTYSTTALISGPKE from the exons ATGGCTTCTTCCCGTCTGTTCCTCCTTTGCCTCGCTGGACTGGTATTTGTGTCTGAGGCTAGCCCTGTG GGCTCTGGTGAATCCAAGTGTCCTCTGATGGTCAAAGTCCTAGATGTGGTCCAGGGCATTCCTGCTGTGAACGTGGGCGTGAAAGTGTTCAGAAAGGCTGCTGACGAGACCTGGGAGCCGTTTGCCTCGGG GAAAACCAGTGAATTTGGGGAGCTCCATGGGCTCACAACAGATGAAAAACTTGTAGAAGGAATATACAAAGTAGAATTAGACACCAAATCCTACCGGAAGTCACTTGGCTTTTCCCCTTTCCATGAATATGCAGAG GTGGTGTTCACAGCCGAGTCTGGCCACGGCCACTATACCATCATGGCCCTGCTCAGCCCCTGCACCTACTCCACCACGGCCCTCATCAGCGGCCCCAAGGAGTGA